The Bacteroidia bacterium nucleotide sequence TAAAAGCAAATTTTGTTTTTAACCATTGCCTAAAACCATCCTTGGCCGACGATTCCGGACTGGAAGTAGATGCCCTCCAAGGCCGTCCGGGAGTTTATTCTGCACGTTATGCCGGAGAACCTAAAAGCGACCTCGCTAATCTTCAGCTTGTCTTATCCGAACTAGGGAATTCTTCCAATCGGTCTGCCCAATTCAGAACCATACTCAGCTACCGCGACCAAAACGGAATTTATCAGTTCGAAGGCATAATTCGCGGACATTTAACCCTTCAACCCCGTGGTGAAAATGGCTTTGGCTACGACCCAATCTTTATTCCGGAAGGAGAAACCAAAACCTTTGCCGAAATGTCCCTCTCCGAAAAAAATCAATATAGTCACCGGGCAAAAGCATTCCAAAAATTCCTTACCTTTATTGAAGGACAATAAACCCAGACCAACTGATGGCAAATCGACTTTCCGGCCTACTTAATCAATTGCTGCCTTGGTTCTTTGGCTTTTCATTGTTCTGGACTATCAGCCCCTTCCCCTTTCCTTTTGGCAATCAGGATCCTTATTTCTTCTGGTCATACAATACCAGCCTGAATCAGCTTCTAAACCATGACTTTTTATCGGTTCAGCCCGACCCCTTTCCCTTATTTTCAATCCTGTTTAAATACGTCCCGGCTTGGTTTTATCCCATCGCCTCTCACCTTATCTTCTTTTTACTGGCAGTGGTTTATTTCGTTTCCTTTTCTAAACTACTCCAAGGCAAACTAAATAGGCAGACCTGGATATTGCCGGGCTTGTTTCTTGTAGCTCATTCCTCATTTGTTTGGAGTGGTTTCATGAACCATGCTTTTAACCTCGACCTACGGTGGTTTTGGCACCATGGTATCGCCGGCCAGGGTTTGTTATTTGGTTACCTGCAACCAAGTGCTTGGGGCGTTTTCCTGCTCCTCGCTTTGGTTTATTCCATTCAACAAAAATGGAAAGGTTTCCTGATTTGTTTAAGCATTGTCGGAGCCTTCCATGCCAATTATATTTTGCTTGGTGGAATGATTTTACTGGTAGTGTTTTACTACTATCCCAAAAAAATTCTGGCAGAATGGCCCTTGCTTCTTTGCTTGAGTGTGGCCTGGTTGCCCTATCTAGCATACAGCTACACCTATTTCAAACCCAACAACACCGAATTCAAACTCGCCTCAGAATACTTCATTCAGAACAATCCCCACCTGGACCCGTTGCATTGGTTAAACTTAGAAACCTATTTTAAAGCCGGCTTTATGGTGGTTGTTTTTGGGTTTTTCACCCGAAACTGGCATAGACAAGTATTATTGGCTATACTCGGCTTATGCCTAAGCCTTTCCATTTTGGCCTTGGTTTGGAAAAACGTTTTCCTTATTAATCTGGCTCCCTGGCGCATGAGTGTAATTCTAATG carries:
- the rdgB gene encoding RdgB/HAM1 family non-canonical purine NTP pyrophosphatase, with the translated sequence MTTLVFATHNSKKILELKSLLPEGFSVVSAAELEVPEPEETGTTLEENSSLKANFVFNHCLKPSLADDSGLEVDALQGRPGVYSARYAGEPKSDLANLQLVLSELGNSSNRSAQFRTILSYRDQNGIYQFEGIIRGHLTLQPRGENGFGYDPIFIPEGETKTFAEMSLSEKNQYSHRAKAFQKFLTFIEGQ